A single genomic interval of Sphaerodactylus townsendi isolate TG3544 linkage group LG08, MPM_Stown_v2.3, whole genome shotgun sequence harbors:
- the NMNAT3 gene encoding LOW QUALITY PROTEIN: nicotinamide/nicotinic acid mononucleotide adenylyltransferase 3 (The sequence of the model RefSeq protein was modified relative to this genomic sequence to represent the inferred CDS: inserted 1 base in 1 codon; substituted 4 bases at 4 genomic stop codons) → MADEVSEDVLAQSERRSQVTGGIISPVNNNHGKQGLVSVRHRIEMSLALEPSEWIFGKVNPWKEEKVHYSASLFXLRHHYRELVKSXSIRKLPGENNGPIEKAAGASLASSLTVFPELKXLYGADVLKTFQIPNQXKEEHVQELVAKFGLICVIHAGNDPSRYIYESELLSRYQYNTHLVKEWVPNKISGIDVRCAMCKGQSMKYLIPDPVISYIKEYSVYTEDSDXDNEGNILWPQQCRAVTSLLNK, encoded by the exons GAAGGTCGCAAGTGACTGGAGGTATAATTTCACCTGTTAACAATAACCATGGAAAGCAGGGATTGGTCTCAGTGAGGCATCGGATAGAAATGTCTCTTGCACTAGAGCCATCAGAGTGGATCTTTGGGAAAGTGA ATCcttggaaggaagagaaag tgcattattctgc CTCTTTATTTTAACTGAGGCACCATTACAGAGAATTGGTTAAAT CATCTATCAGGAAACTGCCTGGGGAAAACAATGGACCCATAGAAAAGGCTGCTGGGGCATCACTGGCTTCATCACTTACAG TTTTCCCAGAGCTAAAATAACTTTATGGAGCTGATGTTCTGAAGACAtttcaaatacctaaccagtagAAGGAAGAACACGTTCAAGAATTAGTGGCCAAGTTTGGGCTGATTTGCGTTATTCATGCTGGCAATGATCCTTCTCGGTACATTTATGAATCAGAGCTTTTAAGCAGATACCAATACAATACTCACTTGGTTAAAGAGTGGGTTCCAAATAAAATCAGTGGCATAGATGTAAGGTGTGCCATGTGCAAAGGACAAAGTATGAAATACCTGATTCCTGACCCTGTTATTTCATACATTAAGGAATACAGTG tatatacagAAGACAGTGATTGAGATAATGAAGGGAACATACTATGGCCTCAACAATGCAGAGCTGTGACCAGCCTGCTCAACAAATAA